The DNA segment GTTGTTTGCCAAAGCCTGCCAAACTTGTCATCGCTTGTATGGCGAAGGTGCCCAAGTGGGTCCCGATCTGACCGGCGCGAACCGGGCGAACTTGGACTACTTGTTGACCAATATCATCGACCCCAGCGCGGTGGTCGACAAAGACTTTCGGATGACCATTTTGTTGCTTGAAGACGACCGAATCGTGAACGGATTGGTGACCAGCGAAAATGAGCGAACGTTGTCGATGCAAACAGCAACCGAATCATTCACGATTGACAAAGCAACCATCGCGTCGCGAAAGATCACCGAGAAATCGCCCATGCCGGATGGCTTGTTCGACACGTTATCGGCCGATCAAATCCGTGACCTGGTCGCCTACTTAAGCCATCCCAGCCAGGTACCCATGCCAACCGGTGATGCCAAGCCGTAGCCGGCGATAGTGCAGCTAACATCTGCCAGGATCCCGTTCATAAACGGGATCAATCCTTGGCTGGTACTTGTCCAAATGCTTCGCTAATCAGTTTGCGAACTCGCGCGCCGCTGGACTCGGCCATCGCCTGTTCCGCAACATTTTGAAGCGTTTTGATATCGAGCTTCGACAACAGCGCCTTCAATGCAAAAATCGAAGGCGACGACACCGAAAACTCTCGCAGCCCCAACCCCACCAGCAGTGCAAAGCTGGCGGGATCGCTAGCCATCTCTCCGCAAATGCACAGGTTCTTCCCACAACGTTTCGCCGTAGCGACGGTCTGGGCGATGGCAGCCAGCACGGCAGGGTGTAACGAATCGTAATAATGACTCACGGACGAGTTCCCTCGATCGGCCGCCAACAAGTACTGGATCAAGTCGTTGGTACCGAGCGCGAAAAAGTCAACTTCTTTTGCAAAATGAGTTGCCATCGCGATTGCACCTGGAACTTCGATCATCACTCCAAGCGGCACGTCAGGAATCGTCCAACCCTCGTTCATCAGATTCTGTTTGGCTTCGGCAACGACCATCTTGCACGCTAATACTTCATCCAACGTCGTGACCATTGGAAACATCAACTTGACGTTTCCGTGAGTCGCCGCCATCAAGATCGCTTCGATCTGCGTGCGAAACATATCGCGATGGTCTAACGAGACTCGCACACTTCGCCAACCCAAGAACGGATTGAGTTCTCGCGGCGTATCGAAGTAAGGCAACGACTTGTCGCCACCGATGTCGAGTGTCCGAACCGTCACCGATTGACTAGGAAACCCTTCAACGACGCGGCGATAGATTTCATATTGTGTTTTGCGATCTGGAAAACTTGCTCGCGCCATGTAGGGCAATTCGGTGCGGTAAAGCCCAACGCCTTCGGCACCAAACTGCTGAGCGATTGAAACATCGCTTAACAAACCGATGTTTGCACGCAGCGTGACTTTTGTCCCGTTGACCGTGACCGCGTCGCGCGTCTTGAACTGCTCGAGTTCCTCTTGATGGCGAAGACCGTCAATTTTCAGACGTCGATATTCGGATCGAATTTGCTTGGCGGGCTCGATATGCAACGCGCCGCTTGCCGAATCCAAAATCAAGTTGTTGCCCGGCCGAATTCGACGCGTCGCGTCGGCAACGCCCACCAACGTGGGAATACCTAACGATTTGGCGATGATCACCGCATGTCCGTTTGAATCGGACGCTTCCAAAACCAATCCCAAAATGCGTGCGTGATCCAATAATGCGATATCGGACGGCAACATTTCCTTGGCGACGACAATGGCTTCGTAAGGCAACTGAATGATGTCACGCACCTGTCCGCTTAAATTCGACAACAACCGGCGACCGATGTCCTCCATGTCGGCAGCGCGTTCCTGCAAGTACGGATCGTCCAACCGGCGAAACGCTCGGACGTAGTCTCCGATCACATGTTTGATCGCCGATGCGGCACTCCGTCCGTCATGGATGTCGGCACGCAGTTTCTCCAACAAGACTCGGTCCTGAAGAATCATCAAGTGACTATGGAAAATTGCTGCATCTTCTTCGCTGAGTCGCTGGGCAACTCGCTTTTCGAGACACAACGTTTCGATCTTTGCTTTTTCAATCGCCTCGGACAACCGTTCCTGTTCGGTCCCCAAATCGAAGGGTTCGTCATCGCCAATCTCTGACACGCCAAGATCTTCGTCGATCAGATAAGCCGGCCCCATCGCAACGCCACCGAAACCTAATTCGCCCTTTAACAATAGTGAATCAGTTGGCTCGACCCGTTCAGCGACGACCTGACCATCGGTGCCGACCGGAACGATGGCAACGTCCGTTGATGGCGAATCGTTGTTCCTGAAAGGTTCGTGATCGAGTTGGTCCAACAAACGAGCACTCGCAACGACTGCTGACAACTGAAACGCGATCGTCGTCAACGTGCTGATCTCGATTGGGCCAAACTGGCGCGGCTCGATGGTTTGGATCGCCATCACGCCAATCAAACGTTGACGATCTTGCAGCGGAATGCCAAGAAACGAGTGATAGATTTCTTCGTTCGAATCGGCGATGTAATGGAACCGCGGATGCGATTGCGGTTCACCCACATTGACGATGCTACGAGTTTCCGCGGTGTATCCGATCAAACCTTCGTTGAAACCCAAACTGATCCGACCGGTCGAATCGGATGCCAGCCCCAGAGTCGCTCGCAACACCAACCGATCATTTTCGCAGAGGTAGATCGAACAAACTTCGGACTGCATTCGATCGGCAACCAAACGAACGATATTCCGAAGCGTTTGATCGAGCCCACTCGATTGCAGGATCAGCTTGCTAATGTCCTCCAACGTCGAAAGCCCTAGTCGTTCGCTCTTCGCTGTGTCGGTATCGCGGATTGAATGAGGTTGAACCATGAATCAGCAGACGTCAGCGGAAGCGACGTTGAACGGGCAGACAGAGAATGGAAGGGTCGTAAGAAAGGTTCTGACGTCCTCGCAATCAGCATACCGAATCACAACGATCGACGCCTTCACGACCTCGGATCCCATGAAATCACTTGCAGACACGCAGAAACTAACCTTCGAATACGATTCTTAACAATCTAGCGAGCTAAAGAATGCGGTTTGCCACGATGACTGGCAAGACGAATGCCTTACCAGCGGGCATGTTTCGCTCAATCTGCGGGCATGAAAGATTGACGAAGACGCTTACTGGAAACCCAAGCCCCCGAAGACACCGTTTATCAGCAATTCGACGCCCTCAACAGACACCTTGGCATGAATGAAAGACGAGGTACGGTAACTGCTATCGAGTTGCTGCCGTACGCGACTCTTCTGCTGTTTCCCCAATTTTCGATCGGTCCATGCTCCATGGAGGCTAAGTTCCCCAACTATCGTCACACCAAGATCATTGCGACTCTGGGCCCAGCAACGGAATCGCGCGAGAAGCTAAGTCAGCTGATCAATGTTGGCGTCGATGTATTTCGATTGAACATGGCTCATGCAACTGGCCAGTGGGTCAACGATGTGATCGGATTGGTGCGAGAAGTTTCGGCCCAGATTGGTCGCGACGTCGCTGTGATGATCGACGTCAAAGGCCCCGAGATTCGGACCGGCAGCGTCGACGAACCGATTGAGTTAGTCGCTGGTGAGGAACTGCACCTGTACACCGCCAACGCTGAAGCTCCGATCGAAGGCGAGAAAAGTGTTTCGGTGAACTACCCAGACTTGCCACGCGACATTGACGTTGGCGCGACAGTGTTGATCGACAGTGGATTGATGCGACTGAAAGTTATTTCGAAGACCACCACTACCGTTCGATGCAAAGTGCTAACCCCCGGTTCGATCGGGTCACGCCGACACATCAACCTGCCTGGTGTCGAAGTCAACTTACCGGCACTGACCAAGAAAGACGAAGCCGACTTGATCGCGGGCATTGCTGCGGGCGTGGACTTTGTGGCACTTTCGTTTGTCCGCCGAGCTGCCGACATCCACACGCTTCGCAAATTTCTGGACGAACGCGGATCCAACGCTCGCATCATTGCAAAAATTGAAGAACAAGCCGGCGTTCGGAACATGGACGAGATCATCGACGCGGCTGACGCGATCATGGTCGCGCGAGGTGACCTGGGAATCGAAATCGATTACCACCGCTTACCACTGGTTCAAACTCAGTTGGTCAGCGCATGTCAGTTGCGTGGCAAACCCGTGATCATTGCGACTCACCTTTTGGAATCGATGATCCAATCACCGATTCCAACTCGCGCAGAGATTTCCGATGTTTCCAATGCTGTTCGCGAACAAGCCGACGCGGTCATGTTGTCAGGCGAAACGACGACGGGTCTATATCCACTTGAATCTGTCGATGCGCTCAAGAACATCATCCAAAGTATCGAACCATCGGTCAGCAGTGACTTGAACTCGCGGATTGAACTGCTTGAACCAAAAGCAAAGATGCTGCGAGCGGCAGCGGTACTGGCCCAAGATCTCGGTCAGTCGGGTATCGTTGTGTTCACGCGCAGCGGATTCCTGGCGTATGTGCTTGGCGCATTGCGACCGCGCGGCGTACCGATTTTTGCGTTCACGGACGTCGAATCGACCTTCCGACAATTGCTTTTGCCTTGGGGTGTTGAACCATTTCTGATGGAATTTTCAGACGACCCCGAACAAACAATTCAGGACTCGTTAGACAGGTTGAAACAGAACCGTTGGTGCGTTCCTGGTTCATGGTTGGTGGTGATCACCAATGCGCTAGCGAACGAAAAAGTGATCGACACGATGCAACTTAGAAAAGTCGAGTGACTAAGTCTTGCGATGAATGCGAATCGCAAGTTCGAAACCATCGACTCGAATCAACGACAAGGAACTTCCATGGCTATCGGATTCAATGCACAAAAACCATCCCACGATTTCGTGGGCCAAGTCGACGGTTGGCTCAAAGAGGCAAAGTGCACTGCCGAGAACTGTGATCATGCTGAAGTGATCGTTGATCTAAGCGACGTTACCCGAGTCAGCAGCCATGACCTAAACGAATTGATTCGGCTGCAATTGCACATCAAGAACGGCGGTCAACGATTGGTGTTGTCCAACGTGCAGGAAACAGTCTTTCAAGTCTTCACCTTAACGCGACTCGATCGGCTGATTGAACTGCGTCATGACGGCCATTTCGAACCGCCGAAACCCCACAAACAGCGTTGATGCACTTGAGTGCATTTCGCTTCAAGTACTCGCCGCAACTATGACGTTGATTTTGCTGGCTTGTCTTCTACGACGCTGTCGTCATCGATGTGATCCATCAGCAGTGTCGGACACGATTCTTGTTCGCCACATTGCTTGCAGACAATTCGGACCAAGTCGGATGCACCGATCTTGATGTCTTCTTTGGCACAGAGGTCGTATAACTTCTTCAGGTGAGCGCAGCTCATCAGTCTTCTCTGGGTTACAAGCGATATGGTTGGGAAACAGTCGACTCGTCCAGTGCGCCGCCTTCGCAGTAGCGATGAAATCAACATGGAAACAAGCCGAACTTTACTGTTTCATCGGAAGGTTTCCGACTACGATCCATCAGCGGCGTCAGTCTTGAAATTCTTGTTCGATCGATCGTCGACTCGCAACTTTGCAAGCGGCTTTTCGCTGACCGTTCCCGGCACCAACCAAGGCCCTTGGCTGTGCTGGCGAATCAATCGCATCAGTTCTTCGTTGTCGATCGCTTCGACCTCTAGCAAACGCTGCGTTACGGCTTCTAAAACGTCACGCCGCTGTTCCAAAATCTCGCGAGTTTGGGCCAGCGAATCGTCAATGATACGAGTCACTTCTTTATCAATCAGCTTCGCCATTTCTTCGCTGTGCACAGTTTGGTATCCCTCCCCGCCACCAGCCAAGAAAGCCGATCGATTGCTGCGACGGAAATTGACTCGACCAAGCCGACTCATGCCGTAATCCATGACCATGCTGCGAGCAATTTCAGTGCATCGTTCAAGGTCGTTTTGCGCACCGGTGCTGATGTCTTGGAACGTCATTTCTTCGGTCAACGTTCCGGCCAACAACACTTTCATGTTGCTTTCCAGTTCGGTCTTGGTCATCAAATAACGTTCCGAATCGGGACGTTGCATCGTGTAACCGAGCGCCGCCAAACCACGCGGAATGATGCTGACCTTGTGGACCGGGTCGGTGTTGGGAAGCGCGGCAGCGACAATCGCATGACCGGCTTCGTGATACGCAACACGAATCTTTTCGTCCGCGTTCATCACCCGGTTCTTCTTCTCTAAACCGGCTGTGACCCGTTCAACAGCGTCATTGAATTGATCGCTGCCGACCGTGTTCTTTTCCGCTCGCGCGGCCAACAGTGCCGCTTCGTTGACAAGATTAGCCAAGTCGGCCCCGACGAATCCAGGCGTAATCGACGCGATCTCTCGAAGGTCGACCTTCTCGTCCAATTTCACATTCTTGACGTGGACTTTAAGAATCGCTTCGCGGCCACCAACATCGGGCCGGTCCACCAACACGTGACGGTCAAAACGACCGGGACGAAGCAGTGCCGGGTCAAGTGTTTCTGGACGGTTCGTCGCGGCGATGACGATCACACCCGAGTTCGATACGAATCCGTCCATCTCGACCAACAGAGCATTGAGTGTCTGTTCGCGTTCATCATGACCGCCCACCGAGTTACCGCTGCGGCTCTTTCCGAGCGCATCGAGTTCGTCGATGAAGATGATGCACGGCGCTCGATTGGTGGCTTGCTGGAACATGTCACGAACACGCGCCGCCCCTACGCCGACATACATTTCGACAAAGTCGCTGCCCGAGAGACTAAAGAAAGGCACACCGGCCTCGCCTGCGATCGCTTTGGCAAGCAACGTCTTTCCTGTTCCCGGTGGTCCGACCAAGAGGACACCCTTGGGGATGCGTCCGCCAAGCGCCTGATACTTGTCGCTGTTCTTTAAGAAGTCGACAATTTCGCGGACTTCTTCGACTGCTTCGTCGATGCCCGCGGCGTCATCAAACGACAGGGCAAGCTCTTCTTGGCTGTACAGTTTGCCACGGCTGCGTGAGAACGACATTGGCGATCCAACTCCACCGATGCGGCGCAGCATCATGATGCCCAAGAACACCAGAATGCCGATCATCAACAGTTCAGGCCAATGATCTTGCAACAATCGGCTGGGGCGGGCGTTATCCCAGGTCACACCGGATGCTTCCAAATAACTGACCAAACGTTCGTGTTCGGATTCGTTGTAAGTGTCACGGATGGTCTGAAACTCAACCCGTTTGGCTGCTTCCTTTGGCGCGTTTCCGCCCATGCCAAGGGATCGGTACATCACGGTTCCCGTGATCAATTCGTCAGCCACTAAGACGTCTTGAAGTTCACTGTACTCGATCAAAATTTCTGGATTTTTGGTCGACTTGACGACCAATGTCGGCCTCGCCCGCGACGTTTTTTTGGTTGACGGCAATGCGACCGAAGACGCAGATCCAGCGTCTTTTGAGTCCGATTTCTTGATGTCGACGGACTCCGATTTCTGGTCTCCCGCTTCGTCGACCGGCGATTCCGCTAGATCGGCTTTGGCGACCGTTGTTTCGTCAACCTTTGGTTCGTCGCCGGCAGATTCGTCAACAATGGGTTCATCGACAGCGGCTGTCGCATCCGCGGCCACTTGCGTTTTTGCCTCAGCCGCCATTTCCAGCAATGACATCAGTTCCGGATAACGGAGCTGGCGCTGGGTGCTGCCAAACAGAAACGCGCTGACCAATACCGCCGTGGTGACCAACACCAGAACCAACCAGACATTTCCGCCCGGCTTGGAGTCACCATTTCGCTGTGGATTGTCGCTCATGGGCTATCGAATGTTCGCTTTTGGAAAACAAGAGTTCGTAAGGGGTTCAGAAGGCATCTTACCCCACTTCGCCAACAGAACGAATCG comes from the Rubripirellula reticaptiva genome and includes:
- a CDS encoding STAS domain-containing protein, yielding MAIGFNAQKPSHDFVGQVDGWLKEAKCTAENCDHAEVIVDLSDVTRVSSHDLNELIRLQLHIKNGGQRLVLSNVQETVFQVFTLTRLDRLIELRHDGHFEPPKPHKQR
- the ftsH gene encoding ATP-dependent zinc metalloprotease FtsH; translated protein: MSDNPQRNGDSKPGGNVWLVLVLVTTAVLVSAFLFGSTQRQLRYPELMSLLEMAAEAKTQVAADATAAVDEPIVDESAGDEPKVDETTVAKADLAESPVDEAGDQKSESVDIKKSDSKDAGSASSVALPSTKKTSRARPTLVVKSTKNPEILIEYSELQDVLVADELITGTVMYRSLGMGGNAPKEAAKRVEFQTIRDTYNESEHERLVSYLEASGVTWDNARPSRLLQDHWPELLMIGILVFLGIMMLRRIGGVGSPMSFSRSRGKLYSQEELALSFDDAAGIDEAVEEVREIVDFLKNSDKYQALGGRIPKGVLLVGPPGTGKTLLAKAIAGEAGVPFFSLSGSDFVEMYVGVGAARVRDMFQQATNRAPCIIFIDELDALGKSRSGNSVGGHDEREQTLNALLVEMDGFVSNSGVIVIAATNRPETLDPALLRPGRFDRHVLVDRPDVGGREAILKVHVKNVKLDEKVDLREIASITPGFVGADLANLVNEAALLAARAEKNTVGSDQFNDAVERVTAGLEKKNRVMNADEKIRVAYHEAGHAIVAAALPNTDPVHKVSIIPRGLAALGYTMQRPDSERYLMTKTELESNMKVLLAGTLTEEMTFQDISTGAQNDLERCTEIARSMVMDYGMSRLGRVNFRRSNRSAFLAGGGEGYQTVHSEEMAKLIDKEVTRIIDDSLAQTREILEQRRDVLEAVTQRLLEVEAIDNEELMRLIRQHSQGPWLVPGTVSEKPLAKLRVDDRSNKNFKTDAADGS
- the ptsP gene encoding phosphoenolpyruvate--protein phosphotransferase — its product is MVQPHSIRDTDTAKSERLGLSTLEDISKLILQSSGLDQTLRNIVRLVADRMQSEVCSIYLCENDRLVLRATLGLASDSTGRISLGFNEGLIGYTAETRSIVNVGEPQSHPRFHYIADSNEEIYHSFLGIPLQDRQRLIGVMAIQTIEPRQFGPIEISTLTTIAFQLSAVVASARLLDQLDHEPFRNNDSPSTDVAIVPVGTDGQVVAERVEPTDSLLLKGELGFGGVAMGPAYLIDEDLGVSEIGDDEPFDLGTEQERLSEAIEKAKIETLCLEKRVAQRLSEEDAAIFHSHLMILQDRVLLEKLRADIHDGRSAASAIKHVIGDYVRAFRRLDDPYLQERAADMEDIGRRLLSNLSGQVRDIIQLPYEAIVVAKEMLPSDIALLDHARILGLVLEASDSNGHAVIIAKSLGIPTLVGVADATRRIRPGNNLILDSASGALHIEPAKQIRSEYRRLKIDGLRHQEELEQFKTRDAVTVNGTKVTLRANIGLLSDVSIAQQFGAEGVGLYRTELPYMARASFPDRKTQYEIYRRVVEGFPSQSVTVRTLDIGGDKSLPYFDTPRELNPFLGWRSVRVSLDHRDMFRTQIEAILMAATHGNVKLMFPMVTTLDEVLACKMVVAEAKQNLMNEGWTIPDVPLGVMIEVPGAIAMATHFAKEVDFFALGTNDLIQYLLAADRGNSSVSHYYDSLHPAVLAAIAQTVATAKRCGKNLCICGEMASDPASFALLVGLGLREFSVSSPSIFALKALLSKLDIKTLQNVAEQAMAESSGARVRKLISEAFGQVPAKD
- the pyk gene encoding pyruvate kinase, whose protein sequence is MNERRGTVTAIELLPYATLLLFPQFSIGPCSMEAKFPNYRHTKIIATLGPATESREKLSQLINVGVDVFRLNMAHATGQWVNDVIGLVREVSAQIGRDVAVMIDVKGPEIRTGSVDEPIELVAGEELHLYTANAEAPIEGEKSVSVNYPDLPRDIDVGATVLIDSGLMRLKVISKTTTTVRCKVLTPGSIGSRRHINLPGVEVNLPALTKKDEADLIAGIAAGVDFVALSFVRRAADIHTLRKFLDERGSNARIIAKIEEQAGVRNMDEIIDAADAIMVARGDLGIEIDYHRLPLVQTQLVSACQLRGKPVIIATHLLESMIQSPIPTRAEISDVSNAVREQADAVMLSGETTTGLYPLESVDALKNIIQSIEPSVSSDLNSRIELLEPKAKMLRAAAVLAQDLGQSGIVVFTRSGFLAYVLGALRPRGVPIFAFTDVESTFRQLLLPWGVEPFLMEFSDDPEQTIQDSLDRLKQNRWCVPGSWLVVITNALANEKVIDTMQLRKVE